The following proteins are encoded in a genomic region of Ornithinibacillus sp. 4-3:
- a CDS encoding amidohydrolase, whose translation MDIIALRRDLHQYPEVGFTEFRTASKVVEILDSLGYQVIYGEDALDKAARRGLPDDDELTEAYERALEHGANREIVERMKGGLTAVIGVLEGKEPGPTIAFRFDMDALPVQESKDADHLPSKEGFISKFEGNMHACAHDAHTAIGIGLAEKLADRQFSGTVKLIFQPAEEGARGAHAVAEKGHVDDVQSIYCLHLGFGYPLGAIYAGSTDWLATTKMLTHFHGIPSHTGMSPETGRNALLGAATALINIHSLPRYSGGSTRVGVGILEGGTASNITPYFAKMVSETRADSEEINEDLEKRVRTILSNSAEMHELKEETFIIGKGTTITCDEELIDLVLEEAKEIKEFDSLNRYGQANGGEDASLLIKRVQKCGGKGTYMIVGTPIPAAHHHQKFDIDEAVMEPTVKLLEKVARKELR comes from the coding sequence ATGGATATTATTGCACTAAGACGTGATTTACATCAGTACCCAGAAGTAGGATTTACAGAATTTCGTACAGCAAGTAAAGTGGTAGAAATATTGGACTCTTTAGGGTATCAAGTGATTTATGGTGAGGATGCATTGGATAAAGCAGCTAGACGTGGACTCCCTGATGATGATGAACTAACAGAAGCATATGAAAGAGCTTTAGAGCATGGAGCTAACAGAGAAATTGTTGAAAGAATGAAGGGGGGGCTTACTGCTGTTATTGGAGTATTAGAAGGAAAAGAACCTGGACCTACAATTGCCTTTCGTTTTGATATGGATGCTTTACCAGTACAGGAAAGCAAAGATGCAGACCATCTCCCTTCTAAAGAAGGCTTTATTTCTAAGTTTGAAGGAAACATGCATGCTTGTGCCCATGATGCACATACTGCGATAGGCATAGGCTTGGCGGAAAAGTTAGCTGATCGACAATTTTCTGGTACAGTAAAGCTTATTTTTCAGCCTGCTGAAGAAGGCGCGCGTGGAGCACATGCTGTTGCAGAAAAAGGTCATGTAGATGATGTGCAAAGCATTTATTGTTTACATCTAGGTTTTGGATATCCATTAGGAGCAATCTATGCAGGCTCTACAGATTGGTTAGCAACCACAAAAATGTTAACACATTTTCATGGTATCCCATCACACACTGGAATGTCGCCTGAAACAGGCAGAAATGCTTTATTAGGTGCAGCGACAGCTCTGATTAATATCCATTCATTACCAAGATACAGTGGCGGATCAACTCGGGTAGGAGTAGGAATATTAGAAGGTGGAACAGCATCTAATATAACACCTTACTTTGCCAAAATGGTATCAGAAACGAGAGCAGATTCTGAAGAAATTAATGAGGATCTTGAAAAACGCGTAAGAACAATCTTATCAAATAGTGCAGAAATGCATGAATTAAAAGAAGAAACCTTTATTATTGGAAAAGGAACAACGATTACTTGTGATGAAGAACTCATTGACCTAGTGCTAGAAGAAGCGAAGGAAATAAAAGAATTTGACTCCTTAAATAGATATGGTCAAGCAAATGGTGGAGAAGACGCGAGTTTATTAATCAAGCGTGTACAAAAGTGTGGCGGAAAAGGTACTTATATGATTGTTGGAACGCCAATCCCTGCTGCACATCATCATCAAAAATTTGATATAGATGAAGCGGTAATGGAGCCTACTGTTAAGTTGTTAGAAAAAGTTGCTAGAAAAGAATTGAGATAA
- a CDS encoding ABC transporter permease: MSQVANSTDLTNIKQTLKREQRKLFWRRLFANKMMVTGSAIVIFLTLVAIFGPMLVKFNPYEMEVSNRLQGMSSAHLLGTDEFGRDLLTRIAYGAKVTMGVGFSVAFFASLIGMIIGLYASYYKTLDHILMRICDGLMAIPGILLAIALMAALGPNTRNVVIALTIVFVPNIARVIRSAAIVVREQTYIEAMKAQGSSTFRIIWGHMMPNTISPLVVQATFVFADAIITEAALSFLGAGVPAPDPSWGNILYDGKLVIFNAWWMTVFPGIMIVLAVLGLNLLGDGLRDLIDPHTAGKK, translated from the coding sequence ATGAGTCAAGTAGCAAACAGTACAGATTTAACAAACATAAAGCAAACTTTGAAGAGGGAACAAAGAAAGTTATTTTGGAGACGATTATTTGCAAATAAGATGATGGTCACAGGTAGTGCTATTGTTATTTTCTTAACATTAGTAGCTATATTTGGACCAATGTTAGTAAAATTTAATCCATATGAAATGGAAGTTAGTAACCGACTACAAGGGATGAGTTCTGCTCATTTATTAGGTACGGATGAATTTGGACGTGACTTATTAACGCGTATTGCTTATGGTGCGAAAGTAACAATGGGTGTAGGCTTCTCTGTTGCATTCTTTGCATCTTTAATTGGTATGATTATAGGATTATATGCAAGTTACTATAAAACACTAGATCATATTTTAATGCGTATCTGTGATGGTTTAATGGCTATCCCTGGTATTTTACTTGCGATCGCATTAATGGCTGCTTTAGGGCCAAATACTAGAAACGTTGTTATTGCCTTAACAATTGTATTTGTTCCAAATATTGCTCGTGTTATTCGTTCAGCAGCAATTGTTGTACGTGAACAAACATACATCGAAGCAATGAAAGCACAAGGATCAAGTACATTTAGAATTATTTGGGGTCATATGATGCCAAACACAATTTCTCCTCTAGTAGTACAAGCAACATTTGTATTTGCAGATGCTATTATTACAGAGGCTGCCCTTTCATTCTTAGGTGCAGGGGTTCCAGCTCCAGATCCAAGTTGGGGTAATATTTTATATGATGGTAAACTAGTAATCTTTAATGCATGGTGGATGACTGTATTCCCAGGAATCATGATCGTTCTTGCTGTATTAGGATTAAACTTATTAGGTGATGGTTTACGTGACTTAATTGACCCTCATACAGCTGGGAAAAAATAA
- the nikB gene encoding nickel ABC transporter permease yields the protein MLKYIIKRLLSVIPVLFVVSIVIFGIIHITPGDPAAVILGQEATPEQIEQLREQLGLNEPIHLQYYHWVLGVLQGDLGTSYFMKEPVTQAIFDHLKPTLSVAALAMAISLIIAIPIGIAAANRRGTITDQSIMGFALLGMSVPSFLLGLFLILFFGVKLGWLPVAGYQPLSNGLWNHLKYLIMPAIALGSIQAALIARMTRTSMLEVLNTNYIKTARAKGVKDRKIVYVHALRNAFLPILTVVGTTLGSLMAGAAVTETIFNIPGIGQLIINSVERRDYSVIQGVVLFVTVIYVFVNLVIDLLYGVIDPRVRLQDK from the coding sequence TTGTTAAAGTACATCATAAAACGGCTTTTATCTGTTATACCCGTTTTATTTGTAGTTTCCATTGTAATCTTTGGAATCATTCATATAACTCCTGGGGATCCAGCAGCAGTTATTTTAGGACAAGAAGCAACACCAGAACAAATTGAACAGCTTCGTGAACAATTAGGATTAAATGAACCAATTCATTTGCAATATTATCATTGGGTACTTGGAGTTTTACAAGGGGATTTAGGAACATCTTACTTTATGAAAGAACCTGTTACACAAGCAATTTTTGATCATCTCAAACCAACCTTGTCGGTGGCCGCGCTCGCCATGGCAATTTCATTAATTATTGCGATTCCTATTGGTATTGCAGCAGCTAACCGTCGTGGTACAATTACAGACCAATCCATCATGGGATTCGCTTTACTAGGAATGTCTGTACCAAGTTTCTTACTTGGACTATTCTTAATTTTATTCTTTGGAGTAAAACTAGGCTGGTTACCGGTAGCTGGTTATCAACCATTAAGTAATGGATTATGGAATCATTTGAAATATTTAATTATGCCAGCAATTGCACTAGGTTCAATCCAAGCTGCATTAATTGCTCGTATGACTAGAACATCTATGCTAGAAGTATTAAATACAAACTATATTAAAACAGCACGTGCTAAAGGTGTTAAAGATAGAAAAATCGTATATGTACACGCATTACGTAACGCATTTCTACCTATTTTAACAGTTGTAGGTACTACATTAGGTTCACTAATGGCTGGTGCGGCAGTTACGGAAACAATTTTCAACATTCCAGGAATTGGACAGTTAATTATTAACTCAGTTGAACGTCGTGACTACTCAGTAATCCAGGGTGTAGTATTATTTGTAACAGTAATTTATGTATTTGTTAACTTAGTTATCGACTTACTATACGGAGTTATCGATCCGCGAGTTCGATTACAAGATAAATAG
- a CDS encoding glutaredoxin family protein — protein MRQVIFYQKNNCTLCDEASALLEVFQMEYEFSVEKRDIDTNDEWLLAYLIQIPVVEIAGEQLNCEQIDYTSLDCFFRKHFG, from the coding sequence TTGCGGCAAGTTATTTTTTATCAAAAAAACAATTGTACATTATGTGATGAGGCAAGTGCTTTATTAGAAGTGTTTCAAATGGAATATGAATTTTCCGTAGAAAAAAGAGATATTGATACGAATGATGAATGGTTATTAGCATATCTTATTCAAATACCAGTAGTAGAAATTGCTGGAGAACAATTAAATTGTGAACAAATAGATTATACTTCGTTAGATTGTTTCTTCAGGAAACATTTTGGATAA
- the gpmI gene encoding 2,3-bisphosphoglycerate-independent phosphoglycerate mutase — translation MNQPNVVAMIILDGFALRAENNGNAVNQANKPNFDRYWNTYPHQTLKASGEAVGLPEGQMGNSEVGHLNIGAGRIVYQSLTRINLSIREGDFFQKAAFLQSIEHAKKNQTSVHLFGLLSDGGVHSHIDHLYALLKLAKEQDFHDVYVHAFLDGRDVGPQTAEQYIIEAEDKMKEYGVGKFATVSGRYYAMDRDCRWDRVKKVYDAMVYQDAPKFQSAMDVVKDGYQQDICDEFIIPAVITDENEKTIARIEDNDSIIFFNFRPDRAIQISKAFANHEFTAFDRGENPPKSINFVMFTNYSDQITANVAFEPIDLSNTLGEVLAAHKINQLRIAETEKYPHVTYFMSGGREAEFVGEKRILIDSPKVATYDLKPEMSAYEVTDALLEELDQGTQQAILLNFANPDMVGHSGKLAPTIQAIETVDECLGKIVDKVLQLGGVAIITADHGNSDEVICLDGSPMTAHTTNPVPVIVTKQGIDLRDDGILADLAPTFLDLLEIEKPEEMTGKTLINH, via the coding sequence ATGAATCAACCAAATGTAGTAGCAATGATTATTTTAGATGGTTTCGCATTACGCGCAGAAAATAATGGAAATGCTGTAAACCAAGCTAACAAACCAAATTTTGATCGTTATTGGAATACATACCCACATCAGACATTAAAAGCAAGTGGGGAAGCGGTTGGACTACCAGAAGGGCAAATGGGAAATTCTGAGGTTGGCCATTTAAATATCGGAGCAGGACGCATTGTATATCAAAGTTTAACTAGAATTAACTTATCCATTCGTGAGGGAGACTTTTTCCAAAAGGCTGCATTTTTACAATCTATTGAGCATGCGAAGAAAAATCAAACAAGTGTTCACTTATTCGGATTATTATCAGATGGTGGTGTCCATAGTCATATCGACCATTTATATGCATTATTGAAGTTAGCAAAAGAACAAGATTTTCATGATGTATATGTTCATGCGTTTTTAGATGGAAGAGACGTTGGTCCTCAAACGGCAGAACAATATATTATAGAAGCTGAAGATAAAATGAAAGAATATGGAGTAGGAAAATTTGCAACCGTATCAGGTAGATATTATGCAATGGACCGTGATTGTCGTTGGGATCGAGTGAAAAAAGTGTATGATGCAATGGTTTATCAGGATGCACCAAAATTTCAGTCAGCTATGGATGTTGTAAAGGATGGATATCAACAAGATATTTGTGATGAATTTATTATTCCGGCAGTAATTACAGATGAAAATGAAAAAACAATTGCAAGAATAGAGGATAATGATTCTATTATTTTCTTTAATTTCCGACCAGATCGAGCAATTCAAATTTCTAAGGCTTTTGCTAATCATGAGTTTACAGCATTTGATCGTGGAGAAAATCCACCTAAATCTATTAATTTTGTCATGTTTACAAATTATAGTGATCAAATTACAGCAAATGTAGCATTTGAACCAATTGATTTATCGAATACATTAGGTGAAGTATTAGCCGCGCATAAAATCAATCAACTGCGTATTGCAGAAACAGAGAAATATCCACATGTAACCTATTTTATGAGTGGAGGAAGAGAGGCTGAATTTGTAGGTGAAAAACGAATTTTAATTGATTCACCTAAAGTCGCTACATATGATTTGAAGCCGGAAATGAGTGCATATGAGGTTACAGATGCACTATTGGAAGAATTAGATCAAGGAACACAGCAAGCTATTTTACTAAACTTTGCTAATCCAGATATGGTTGGTCATTCTGGGAAACTAGCACCAACAATTCAAGCAATTGAAACTGTGGATGAATGTTTAGGTAAAATTGTTGATAAAGTGCTACAATTAGGAGGAGTTGCTATTATTACTGCAGATCATGGGAATTCTGATGAAGTAATTTGCTTAGATGGATCACCAATGACTGCACATACAACGAATCCAGTACCAGTTATAGTAACAAAGCAAGGCATTGATTTACGTGATGATGGTATTTTAGCAGATTTAGCACCAACCTTTTTAGATTTATTAGAAATTGAAAAACCAGAAGAAATGACAGGAAAAACGTTAATTAATCATTGA
- the tpiA gene encoding triose-phosphate isomerase, which produces MRKKIIAGNWKMNHTTVEINKFMEELTEAKVGNEDVEAIICGPFPYLSLLVDKANHTALKIGAQNMHFEENGAFTGEVSPLMLNDLNISHVIIGHSERREYFAETDETVNKKVQAAFANNLTPIVCVGETLEQREAGEMLSHIEKQVTAALNGLTGEQVAQTIIAYEPIWAIGTGRTASSAEANEVCVHIRQVVRQLFTKNIAERVIIQYGGSVNPDNIRELLSQTDIDGALVGGASLKAASFLQLLEESK; this is translated from the coding sequence ATGCGAAAAAAAATCATCGCTGGAAACTGGAAGATGAATCATACGACAGTAGAAATAAATAAATTTATGGAAGAATTAACTGAAGCAAAAGTTGGAAATGAAGATGTAGAGGCTATTATTTGCGGTCCATTTCCATACTTATCCTTACTAGTGGATAAAGCTAATCATACGGCATTAAAAATTGGTGCTCAAAATATGCATTTTGAGGAAAATGGAGCTTTTACTGGTGAAGTAAGTCCACTAATGTTAAATGATTTAAACATCAGTCATGTGATTATTGGGCATTCTGAGCGTAGAGAATATTTTGCAGAAACAGATGAGACTGTAAATAAAAAAGTACAAGCTGCTTTTGCAAATAACCTTACTCCAATTGTTTGTGTAGGAGAGACGTTAGAGCAACGTGAAGCAGGGGAAATGTTAAGTCATATCGAGAAACAGGTTACTGCTGCTTTAAATGGATTAACTGGAGAACAAGTAGCACAAACGATTATTGCATATGAACCAATTTGGGCTATTGGTACAGGTAGAACAGCTTCAAGTGCAGAAGCAAATGAAGTATGTGTCCATATTCGTCAGGTAGTTCGTCAGTTGTTTACAAAGAACATTGCGGAGCGAGTAATTATTCAATATGGTGGTAGTGTTAATCCAGATAATATTCGTGAACTACTCTCACAAACAGATATTGATGGAGCACTTGTTGGAGGTGCTAGCTTAAAGGCTGCATCATTCCTACAATTGTTGGAGGAAAGTAAATAA
- a CDS encoding ABC transporter ATP-binding protein — protein MTKEHLLDVKELKTHFNTERGRVTAVDGVSFHIDEGEILGVVGESGCGKSVTSQSILRLLDEKVTTQYDGEINFKGTNLFSLNKSRMDKIRGNDIAMIFQDPLSSLNPVFSVGSQIMESILLHQKVSKKEAEKLAIDMLRLVGIPAPEKRVKEYPHELSGGMQQRVMIAIALSCQPKLLIADEPTTALDVTIQAQILDLIKELNKELGMGVMFITHDLGVVAELCQRVVVMYLGQIVEEADVKSLFGNPLHPYTQGLMASIPQIDSDRNQALHVIHGSVPALENVPPGCRFASRCQYAQDTCRENMPELETKADGRKVRCFFADEIQEKLKEEGAHV, from the coding sequence ATGACGAAAGAACATCTATTAGATGTTAAAGAGCTTAAAACTCATTTTAATACCGAACGTGGCCGAGTTACTGCCGTCGATGGAGTTTCCTTTCATATTGATGAAGGGGAGATTTTAGGAGTAGTTGGTGAATCAGGTTGCGGAAAGAGTGTAACCTCCCAGTCTATTTTACGCTTATTAGACGAAAAGGTTACTACTCAGTATGATGGTGAAATTAATTTTAAAGGAACAAACCTTTTTTCATTAAATAAATCTAGAATGGACAAAATCCGCGGAAATGATATTGCGATGATTTTCCAGGATCCATTGAGTTCATTAAATCCGGTGTTTTCAGTAGGTTCTCAAATTATGGAATCTATCTTATTACACCAAAAGGTTTCTAAAAAGGAAGCAGAAAAATTAGCTATTGATATGTTAAGACTTGTAGGTATTCCAGCGCCAGAAAAACGCGTTAAGGAGTATCCGCATGAGTTATCAGGTGGTATGCAGCAGCGTGTAATGATCGCGATTGCATTATCTTGTCAACCAAAACTATTAATTGCGGATGAGCCTACAACAGCTCTTGATGTTACAATCCAAGCACAAATTCTTGATTTAATTAAAGAATTAAACAAAGAACTTGGAATGGGTGTTATGTTCATTACCCATGACCTTGGTGTAGTTGCTGAATTATGTCAGCGAGTTGTAGTTATGTACCTTGGTCAAATCGTGGAAGAAGCGGATGTTAAAAGCTTATTTGGTAATCCGTTACATCCATACACTCAAGGTTTAATGGCATCTATCCCACAAATCGATAGTGATCGTAACCAGGCATTACACGTAATCCATGGATCAGTTCCAGCACTTGAGAACGTTCCACCAGGATGTCGCTTTGCATCACGTTGTCAATATGCTCAAGATACATGTCGTGAAAATATGCCTGAGCTTGAAACAAAAGCAGACGGCAGAAAAGTTAGATGCTTTTTTGCAGACGAAATTCAAGAGAAGTTAAAGGAGGAAGGAGCACATGTCTAA
- a CDS encoding ABC transporter ATP-binding protein gives MSNNATPEVEVTALASDETRTPLLQIQNLKKYFPVKGTFGSFGKPAGFVKAVNDVSFDVFEGETFGIVGESGCGKSTTGRAILRLIEPTSGQALLNGKNLFELTGKEYRKMRQDMQIVFQDPYSSLNPRKRIGQIIQEPLNIHNIGEKSKRPDVVMDILDKVGMRTDHYYRYPHELSGGQRQRIGLARALVVQPKVIILDEPVSALDVSIQSQVINLLDNLQQELKLTYLFIAHDISVVRHISDRIGVMYLGRMVEEALSEDLISEPLHPYTQALLSAVPLPNPELKRERVILKGELPSPLNPPSGCVFHTRCPFAMDICKQAVPEKKEVKPGHFVACHLHE, from the coding sequence ATGTCTAATAACGCTACTCCTGAAGTAGAAGTTACAGCCCTAGCTAGCGACGAAACTAGAACTCCTCTTCTTCAAATTCAAAACTTAAAGAAATATTTCCCTGTTAAAGGGACATTTGGGAGTTTTGGTAAGCCAGCTGGATTTGTAAAAGCAGTTAATGATGTATCCTTCGATGTTTTTGAAGGTGAGACATTTGGTATTGTTGGTGAGTCTGGTTGTGGTAAGAGTACTACAGGTAGAGCTATTCTACGTTTAATCGAACCAACTTCTGGTCAAGCATTATTAAATGGTAAAAATTTATTTGAGCTTACTGGGAAAGAATATCGTAAAATGCGCCAGGATATGCAAATTGTATTCCAGGATCCGTATTCATCTTTAAACCCGCGTAAGCGAATTGGACAAATTATTCAAGAGCCTTTAAATATTCATAACATCGGTGAAAAGAGTAAACGTCCTGATGTTGTAATGGATATTCTAGATAAAGTAGGAATGCGTACAGATCACTACTATCGTTATCCACATGAATTATCAGGTGGACAAAGACAGCGTATTGGATTAGCAAGAGCTTTAGTTGTTCAACCAAAAGTTATTATTTTGGATGAGCCTGTATCTGCACTGGACGTATCAATTCAGTCACAGGTAATTAACTTATTAGATAATCTACAACAAGAGTTGAAATTGACATATCTATTCATTGCACATGATATCAGTGTTGTACGTCATATTTCTGATCGTATTGGGGTTATGTATTTAGGTCGTATGGTGGAAGAAGCTCTATCAGAAGATTTGATTTCAGAACCATTACACCCATACACACAAGCTTTATTATCTGCGGTACCTTTACCAAATCCAGAATTGAAGCGTGAACGTGTAATCTTAAAAGGGGAATTACCTTCTCCATTAAATCCACCTTCTGGATGTGTATTCCATACAAGATGTCCTTTTGCGATGGATATTTGTAAGCAAGCTGTACCTGAGAAGAAAGAAGTTAAACCAGGTCATTTTGTAGCTTGTCATTTACACGAGTAA
- the pgk gene encoding phosphoglycerate kinase yields MNKQSVVDLDVKGKKVFCRVDFNVPMNNGEVTDDTRIKASMPTIKHLVENGAIVILASHLGRPKGEVKEELRLDAVAKRLSDLMAKEVYKSDEVYGEEVYTKIDEMNEGEILLLENVRFEAGEEKNCPELAEAFARMADIYVNDAFGVSHRAHASTSGVAEKLPAAAGFLLEKEINVLSKALLNPERPFTSIIGGAKVKDKIEVIDNLLDKVDHLLIGGGLANTFIKAKGFEIGKSLVEEDKIDLAKSFMEKAEEKGVQFLIPEDVVIANEFSPTADTKIVDVDQIPADWQILDIGPKTRDTYSNVIVESNLIIWNGPMGVFEMDAFAGGTREVAIALVDTSGYTIIGGGDSAAAIEKFGFVDEMDHISTGGGASLEFMEGKELPGVKVLNDK; encoded by the coding sequence ATGAATAAACAGTCAGTTGTGGATCTCGACGTTAAAGGAAAGAAAGTATTTTGTCGAGTTGATTTTAATGTACCAATGAATAATGGTGAGGTAACAGATGATACAAGAATTAAAGCGTCTATGCCAACAATCAAGCATCTTGTTGAAAATGGGGCTATCGTTATTTTAGCGAGTCATCTTGGCCGTCCAAAAGGCGAAGTGAAAGAAGAATTACGTCTTGATGCAGTTGCTAAGCGCCTAAGTGATTTAATGGCTAAAGAAGTATATAAATCTGATGAAGTATACGGAGAAGAAGTATACACGAAAATTGATGAAATGAACGAAGGAGAAATTCTATTACTTGAAAACGTTCGTTTTGAAGCAGGAGAAGAGAAAAACTGCCCTGAATTAGCAGAGGCTTTTGCACGTATGGCTGATATTTATGTCAATGATGCTTTTGGAGTATCTCATCGTGCGCATGCATCTACTTCTGGTGTAGCAGAAAAATTACCTGCTGCTGCTGGTTTCCTACTAGAAAAAGAAATTAATGTATTAAGTAAAGCATTATTGAACCCAGAACGTCCCTTCACATCAATTATTGGTGGGGCGAAAGTAAAGGATAAAATTGAAGTAATTGATAACCTATTAGATAAAGTAGATCATTTATTAATTGGTGGTGGACTTGCGAATACTTTTATTAAAGCAAAAGGGTTTGAAATTGGTAAGTCTTTAGTAGAAGAGGATAAAATTGATTTGGCCAAAAGCTTTATGGAGAAGGCAGAGGAAAAAGGAGTTCAATTTTTAATTCCTGAAGATGTAGTAATCGCAAATGAATTTTCACCAACTGCTGACACAAAAATTGTTGATGTAGATCAGATTCCAGCAGATTGGCAAATTTTAGATATTGGGCCTAAAACAAGGGATACATATAGTAATGTGATTGTAGAATCAAATTTAATTATCTGGAATGGCCCAATGGGTGTTTTTGAAATGGACGCATTTGCAGGTGGTACAAGAGAAGTTGCTATCGCATTAGTTGATACAAGTGGTTATACAATTATTGGTGGTGGAGATTCTGCAGCTGCCATTGAAAAATTCGGATTTGTAGATGAGATGGATCATATTTCTACTGGTGGTGGAGCTTCCTTAGAGTTTATGGAGGGCAAAGAACTACCAGGAGTAAAAGTATTAAATGATAAATAA
- the eno gene encoding phosphopyruvate hydratase, translating into MPYITDVYAREVLDSRGNPTIEVEVVTESGAFGSAIVPSGASTGEYEAVELRDGDKDRFLGKGVLKAIDNVNEVIAPEIVGFDVTRQNIIDQLMIELDGTKNKSKLGANAILGVSMAVAHAASVHLGMPLYNYLGGFNAKTLPVPMMNILNGGEHADNNVDIQEFMIMPVAATSMREAVRIGAEIFHSLKNVLQDKGLNTAVGDEGGFAPNLSSNEEALQTISEAIEAAGYKLGEEVKLAMDVASSEFYKDGKYHLAGEGIVRTSEEMVAWYEELVDKYPIISIEDGLDENDWEGHKLLTERIGNRVQLVGDDLFVTNTEKLSEGIKQGVGNSILIKVNQIGTLTETFEAIEMAKRAGYTAVISHRSGESEDATIADIAVATNAGQIKTGAPSRTDRVAKYNQLMRIEDELAGVGQYAGETAFYNLNK; encoded by the coding sequence ATGCCTTACATTACAGATGTTTATGCTCGTGAAGTATTGGATTCACGTGGAAATCCAACAATTGAAGTAGAAGTAGTAACAGAATCTGGAGCTTTTGGCTCTGCTATTGTACCAAGTGGTGCATCTACAGGAGAATATGAAGCTGTAGAATTACGCGATGGAGATAAAGACCGTTTTCTAGGTAAAGGTGTCTTGAAGGCAATAGATAACGTAAATGAAGTAATCGCTCCAGAAATTGTGGGATTTGATGTTACTCGTCAAAATATTATCGATCAGTTAATGATTGAATTAGATGGTACAAAAAACAAGAGTAAGCTTGGTGCAAATGCTATTTTAGGAGTATCTATGGCAGTAGCACATGCAGCATCTGTACATCTAGGTATGCCACTATATAATTATCTAGGTGGATTTAATGCAAAAACATTACCAGTTCCAATGATGAATATTTTAAATGGTGGAGAGCATGCAGATAATAATGTAGATATTCAAGAATTTATGATTATGCCAGTTGCAGCTACATCAATGCGTGAAGCTGTACGTATTGGCGCAGAGATTTTCCATTCCTTAAAAAATGTACTTCAAGATAAAGGTCTAAATACTGCAGTAGGTGATGAAGGCGGATTTGCTCCAAATTTATCATCTAACGAAGAAGCATTACAAACGATTAGTGAGGCAATTGAAGCTGCAGGATATAAGCTTGGTGAAGAAGTTAAATTAGCAATGGATGTTGCTTCATCTGAATTTTATAAAGACGGTAAGTATCATTTAGCAGGAGAAGGTATTGTCCGCACTTCAGAGGAAATGGTAGCTTGGTATGAAGAGCTAGTAGATAAATATCCAATTATTTCTATTGAAGATGGACTAGATGAGAATGATTGGGAAGGTCATAAGTTATTAACAGAACGTATTGGTAATCGTGTACAATTAGTTGGAGATGACTTATTTGTAACAAATACAGAGAAATTATCTGAAGGAATTAAGCAAGGTGTAGGTAACTCTATTCTAATCAAGGTTAACCAAATTGGAACATTAACTGAAACATTTGAAGCAATTGAAATGGCAAAAAGAGCTGGATATACAGCCGTTATTTCACACCGTTCTGGTGAATCTGAAGATGCAACAATTGCAGATATTGCAGTAGCTACAAATGCTGGTCAAATTAAAACAGGTGCTCCTTCACGTACGGATCGTGTTGCGAAGTACAATCAATTAATGAGAATTGAAGATGAGCTAGCTGGTGTAGGTCAATATGCTGGCGAAACAGCATTCTACAATTTAAATAAATAA